CCCTGCGTGCCCTGGAGCGCCTGCCGCAGCAGCGCAGCACCCAGTACGACGGTCTGTTCGAGATTCCGACCCTCAGCGAAGTGATCGCGCTGGTCCGCGAAGAAGAGGCCCGCACCGGGCGTCAGATCGGGATCTACCCCGAAACCAAGCATCCCACCTATATGCAGGCGGTGGCCGGTGTCAACACCTCACAGCTGCTTATTGACACGCTGGTGCGCGAGGAATTCACTGACCCCCAGCGCGTCTTTATTCAGTCGTTCGAGACGGCCAACCTGCGTGACCTGAACACCCGTATCATGCCCGCTGCAGGAGTGGATCTGCCGCTCATTCAGCTGATCTCTGGTCCCGATGAGGCTCCTTATGACTGGACGGCGGCAGGCGACACCCGCACCTACGCCGCTCTGGGTAGCAGCGAGGGTCTGCGCGACATCGCTACTTACGCTGATGGAGTCGGCCCCTACAAGCGCTGGGTGATTGACGATCACTGCCAGACGACGGACTTCGTGACCCGTGCCCACGCCGCCGGGTTGCCGCTGCACCCCTGGACCTTCCGCAATGAGGCCAGCTATCTGCTGTCCTGCTACGGCGGCGATCCCAAGGCCGAGATGCGCCAGGCGATTGCCGCCGGGGTAGACGGTCTCTTTACCGATTTCCCAGCAACGGGCCGCGAAGTGGTGGATGCACTGAGCCGCTGAGCTGCCGAGATTGTCGCTGGGCCTGATGCGTCCCCAGCATGGGGGCGTCAGGCCCAGTGTTTTACTCAGGAAGATGTGTCAAGAGGATGCACCGACCCGTTTGAACGCTGCTGGTGGGCTTTGCGTCATGGAATAGTGCGAGTGCTTGGCCTGTGGGTCTGGGCCGCCCCAGGTCAGCAGTGTGTCGGCACCCTGTCCCCGCGCTTGACCCACAGCTCCGGCCCGCCAGGAAAAGCATCTGGGCCATCTTGTAGCGGCGTGGGAGACACCCCCAGCGGGAAGTCGGGAGCGGTCATTAAACGTCCTGGCGGGCCTGCAACGCCTGAATCCCCTGAT
The sequence above is a segment of the Deinococcus radiophilus genome. Coding sequences within it:
- a CDS encoding glycerophosphodiester phosphodiesterase; translated protein: MAGLTVVLSLLGSAQAELLGGGGVPTAPIAAPIQVPAAPPVPAPAPAVQWQTLSGAAPLVIGHRGSSGTRPEHTLEAYREAIRGGADFIEPDLVVTKDGVLVARHEPVIAIVDPSGKVLEATADVHNRSEFRDRLTVKQVDGHTVRGYFVEDFTLAELKTLRALERLPQQRSTQYDGLFEIPTLSEVIALVREEEARTGRQIGIYPETKHPTYMQAVAGVNTSQLLIDTLVREEFTDPQRVFIQSFETANLRDLNTRIMPAAGVDLPLIQLISGPDEAPYDWTAAGDTRTYAALGSSEGLRDIATYADGVGPYKRWVIDDHCQTTDFVTRAHAAGLPLHPWTFRNEASYLLSCYGGDPKAEMRQAIAAGVDGLFTDFPATGREVVDALSR